The Temnothorax longispinosus isolate EJ_2023e chromosome 7, Tlon_JGU_v1, whole genome shotgun sequence genome contains a region encoding:
- the Ca gene encoding uncharacterized protein Ca isoform X1: MDLRAIVTNENLFKLQCLIKTTEIQHSVQCKLEGTLFLALATTNAEIILYFKRASSCLPVVKKIPWFQGPHKQIAAFCFDSSGRWLLCVTLDGSLYILPALTLVDETCIVDERWKTDDATYIPFVTSQLSHFRPRAVTWWKDMKMSMDIGIVGTECGATIFINLLNGQQLGITYINESISGLHICRNEYNDVASLLITSKFQQQWRLPLEHMSFNLLPTFENKEPNTNQLNSNGTIHVHDTNVGDSVPTKSKLQELKQLSVEKLAILKQKIRDTKNQPLGESLQCHDAAASIGESGTGRPVNLEISESNVGFISPEPISRDTFLSLQYDREDRQLYTCYHPVTTYITIHGPDLTVVPLSMHKIFECKTVLVAHRLFFITDVNQRAIYIISDQLSETRINRDYQFNPESVIGTFSFKNSKELIREVYKVTKFDNIVPRKVSEEIESKCTLPKNVRDIKIEPLSLDTCIIVTNRCVYQVVLRKSLLSVFMELVLKKNELQKAGKLAMVFGLNGQHLLEYVGDIFLSNKEFSRAVASYKISKCKLLKSVLKFASIGHTSELLSCLTHCLLTPVITEMPIATRIHLSNLCVLSFIEMTLRVRSEQSKAIYKEFLYFLSTNTFYDELLAINIAGQTYLWEVVHHLATQRSLYSQMLDILVKAIQIFGTNDIYPKSYGLLICLSESDLMQSMLLNYDLARSHVSFVRSNLRDSQIFVLQRLVTLYDPTNPVLRPKLVQCKARHKVIACNLRSTQCHSIDSMDNMLRTRKRVKWFSATFPRRKDLILNQLSLDQPDTLVEEIIETFILVLLTLIHKKRLLNPNGKYAFLYDVHVPKDYSEVTPHVDFKRRSLSTGFSHVALVRNGNIYTWGSSVQGCLGTGSSVLRYGAPHAICFFKSMKIEVFSVSCGHCHTLAVTNNGIYAWGASQFGQLGLGKVLQCSSPELITSLAQEIIIDAVAGQYHSVALTADGRIFTWGWGVHGQLGHGNTDEKATPSMVKTLLGVVVCYISAGYAHTLALSVDGVVYAFGCNVLGQLGTGDTAKSSIPTKVALPDGITLISTGYFHNLAVTNANNVYIWGASPQVLRLQAQAQKKTRILEQRDATEKKSKTLEESEKITNLNEEIKEDVLVDGVQTESAQTKARTSDIETQKRPETENADLKGFNFGLTEESQAHLKPCVVDTSLVKGQINQISAGCHHNAVITKDGSLYTWGRNLDGQIGNGTRREVSRPTPLYYNSACIFAQIPPRHNDFKRMQNQWDLDTGAKSTNSLINNGTASENNGNISDSTVRTGNAGLNKERINPIINAVGIACGYDYTVAIQPGGTVLAWGNNSRAQLGRIPAKEARDADDKLVLLKSSKRIVRLPNALHIALDIPSQVPGISTPVISYRANDAFSLAGSVRPLSVIERSPGDVTLHYILEHFHGLYNSANIIEKCIELENYQACSKIAALENNVPAAFTYQLKMLHKLSLQSSRNYQISERQVPHEKINSTLETSSPNVDMTRDSMLSRDIKRNTELFNRQAEKNLMESLENSVARSWTKISTSRSLNNLQTLAQELYSFDCQGGLEELCGTRKDDDGLSLNVNINTDHSDTEHYATNEDKQHPHEWIEDLIFNENATSLLQHKDVTLRNSAQTSSRSVCTKATLSIVNDDRCDVNEEKTVFLDKVSSRSQRNYVINETIRALKFYLKSITNEANTVKCEMLQSAIGFWIVHNLPMQSLENVFLEHIHIVYYPLGLLLFCQNATGRYLNVSKTYDDEGKACCANSLFSIKFCLRVLAMLMQRIDEDDIMPEYIKIFSSLMADTYGAPLNGYPGTSRNNDPEQMMEGIVSTIFSEMEDSRLFTHIKDSDTINHLLTTEEDTMIFTCGHHFPISLYEADVIPTMETELLTSPSLTLPCTSQYLGNMLPHTSKPEILCPLCIIGALRVTTVKD; encoded by the exons ATGGATCTCCGGGCAATAGTGACcaacgaaaatttatttaagctgcaatgtttaattaaaaccaCTGAGATACAGCATAGTGTGCAGTGCAAACTTGAAGGAACATTATTTCTCGCACTGGCAACCACGAACGccgaaattattctttatttcaaaagaGCGTCCTCTTGCCTACCcgttgttaaaaaaatacctTGGTTTCAAGGACCACATAAACAAATAGCTGCTTTTTGCTTTGATTCAAGCGGTCGTTGGTTGTTATGTGTAACTTTAGACGGTTCGTTGTACATATTACCTGCTTTAACTTTAGTCGATGAAACGTGCATCGTTGACGAGAGATGGAAGACTGACGATGCGACATATATTCCTTTTGTGACGTCTCAGCTTTCTCATTTCAG ACCACGAGCTGTTACATGGTGGAAGGATATGAAAATGTCTATGGATATAGGCATTGTAGGAACGGAATGTGGAGcaactatatttataaatcttctAAATGGACAACAGCTAGgcataacatatattaatgaaagTATAAGTGGACTACATATTTGTCGAAATGAATACAACGACGTTGCGTCTCTTTTGATAACCAGTAAATTTCAGCAGCAATGGCGTTTGCCTTTGGAACACATGTCTTTCAATCTTTTGCCCACGTTTGAAAACAAAGAACCTAATACGAACCAACTAAATTCAAATGGCACTATTCATGTTCATGATACGAACGTGGGAGATTCTGTTCCTACGAAGTCTAAATTACAAGAACTTAAACAACTCTCTGTTGAAAAACTGGCTATTCTTAAGCAAAAGATACGCGATACCAAAAATCAACCATTGGGGGAGAGTTTGCAGTGCCATG ATGCTGCTGCAAGTATTGGAGAAAGCGGTACGGGACGTCCCGTCAACCTGGAAATATCGGAATCTAACGTAGGTTTTATCAGTCCAGAACCAATATCGAGAGATACCTTCCTATCTTTGCAATATGACAGGGAAGATCGACAATTATATACATGCTATCATCCTGTCACTACGTACATCACG ATACACGGTCCAGATCTAACTGTGGTACCCTTGTCAATGCACAAAATATTCGAGTGCAAAACTGTTCTCGTAGCGcacagattattttttattaccgaCGTTAATCAACgtgcgatatatataatatccgaTCAATTGTCTGAGACTCGTATAAACAGAGACTATCAATTTAATCCCGAGTCTGTTATCgggacattttcttttaaaaacagTAAGGAACTGATACGCGAGGTATACAAAGTAACAAAATTCGATAATATAGTACCGAGAAAAGTCTCTGAGGAGATCGAGAGTAAATGTACCTTACCTAAGAATGtaagagatattaaaatcGAACCGCTTAGTTTGGatacatgtataattgttACAAATCGCTGTGTATACCAAGTTGTTTTAAG AAAATCTCTTCTATCAGTTTTCATGGAATTGGTACTGAAGAAAAACGAGCTGCAAAAAGCGGGAAAATTAGCAATGGTTTTTGGACTAAATGGACAACACTTGTTGGAATATGTAGGCGATATATTTCTATCGAATAAAGAATTCTCACGTGCAGTAGCTTCATATAAGATATCTAAG tGTAAATTATTGAAGAGCGTGTTAAAGTTTGCATCGATCGGCCATACTTCAGAATTATTAAGTTGTCTAACTCATTGTTTACTGACACCTGTCATTACTGAGATGCCTATTGCAACAAGGATACATTTGTCTAATTTATGTGTACTTTCCTTTATTGAAATGACACTGAGGGTTCGGTCGGAACAATCTAAAGCGATCTATAAGGAGTTCTT atactttttGTCCACAAATACATTCTACGACGAATTATTAGCTATTAATATAGCTGGTCAAACTTACCTCTGGGAGGTCGTGCATCACTTGGCTACACAAAGAAGTCTGTACAGTCAAATGTTGGATATTCTTGTAAAGGCAATACAAATATTTGGCACAAACGACATTTATCCGAAATCAT atggTTTACTCATATGTTTAAGTGAATCTGATTTAATGCAATCGATGTTATTGAATTACGATTTAGCTAGATCTCACGTGTCATTTGTGCGCAGTAATCTGCGAGATTCTCAGATCTTTGTGCTTCAG AGACTAGTAACATTGTATGATCCAACAAATCCAGTATTACGACCTAAATTAGTACAATGTAAAGCACGTCATAAAGTGATAGCGTGCAATCTACGATCTACGCAGTGTCATTCTATAGATTCTATGGATAATATG TTACGTACTCGAAAGAGAGTCAAGTGGTTTTCCGCAACTTTTCCGCGAAGAAAAGATTTGATTCTAAATCAGTTATCTTTG GATCAGCCTGATACCCTCGTGGAAGAGATAATAGAAACGTTTATTCTAGTTTTGTTGACTCTTATTCATAAAAAACGATTGTTAAACCCAAATGGCAAATATGCTTTTTTGTACGACGTGCACGTGCCGAAG GATTATTCGGAAGTGACTCCGCACGTTGATTTTAAGAGGAGATCGTTAAGTACTGGATTTTCTCACGTTGCGCTTGTTAGAAATGGTAATATCTACACTTGGGGAAGTTCGGTGCAAGGTTGTCTAG GTACGGGCTCTAGTGTTTTGCGATATGGGGCACCGCATGCCATATGCTTCTTCAAAAGTATGAAGATTGAAGTTTTCAGTGTATCGTGTGGACATTGCCACACCCTGGCAGTTACTAACAATGGAATATACGCTTGGGGAGCTAGTCAATTTGGCCAGTTAGGACTCGGCAAGGTGCTACAATGTTCGAGTCCGGAATTAATTACTTCGTTAGCGCAAGAGATTATTATCGACGCAGTAGCTGGACAATATCATTCTGTAGCACTAACCGCGGATGGCAGAATATTTACGTGGGGTTGGGGTGTTCACGGACAACTGGGCCACGGTAACACCGACGAAAAAGCTACACCATCTATGGTGAAAACTCTGCTTGGCGTAGTCGTGTGTTATATTAGCGCTGGATACGCGCACACTTTGGCACTATCGGTAGACGGTGTTGTGTACGCCTTCGGATGTAATGTTCTCGGTCAATTGGGAACAGGTGACACGGCCAAAAGTTCTATCCCGACAAAAGTCGCGTTACCCGACGGGATAACGCTTATAAGTACCGGATACTTTCATAAT CTAGCTGTCACTAACGCGAACAACGTATACATATGGGGCGCGAGTCCTCAGGTTCTCAGATTGCAAGCACAAgcgcaaaaaaaaacgcgtaTACTAGAGCAACGAGATGCTACGGAGAAAAAGAGTAAAACTTTGGAGGAGTCGgagaaaattacaaatctAAACGAAGAAATAAAGGAAGACGTTTTGGTGGATGGTGTACAAACCGAGTCTGCTCAAACAAAAGCGCGTACTTCCGATATAGAAACACAAAAGAGACCTGAGACTGAAAACGCAGATTTGAAAGGCTTCAACTTCGGTTTGACCGAAGAGAGTCAAGCACATTTGAAGCCATGTGTTGTCGATACAAGTTTGGTAAAAGGACAAATTAATCAG ATATCAGCTGGGTGTCATCATAATGCCGTGATAACAAAGGATGGCTCTTTATATACATGGGGCCGTAATCTAGATGGTCAGATAGGTAACGGCACGCGGCGAGAAGTGTCACGTCCAACGcctttatattacaattccGCCTGTATTTTTGCACAAATACCCCCTAGACACaatgattttaaaagaatGCAAAATCAATGGGACTTGGACACTGGCGCCAAGTCGACGAACTCACTGATAAATAATGGAACGGCGTCTGAAAACAATGGGAACATCAGTGACTCTACTGTGCGTACAGGAAATGCTGGCCTGAATAAAGAGAGAATCAATCCTATAATTAATGCTGTTGGTATTGCTTGTGGATATGATTATACGGTGGCGATACAACCAG GGGGTACGGTGTTAGCTTGGGGTAATAACAGCAGAGCGCAATTGGGTCGCATTCCTGCGAAAGAGGCACGTGATGCCGACGATAAACTTGTATTGCTGAAATCATCGAAGCGAATAGTACGGCTCCCTAATGCGCTGCACATAGCTCTGGACATCCCTAGTCAAGTACCTGGCATTTCTACCCCAGTGATATCTTATCGTGCCAACGACGCATTTTCTCTCGCCGGATCCGTCCGTCCTTTGAGCGTTATCGAAAGATCACCTGGGGACGTGACACTTCATTATATTCTGGAACATTTCCACGGTTTATACAATTCTGCCAATATTATAGAAAAG TGTATCGAATTGGAGAATTATCAAGCTTGTTCTAAAATAGCAGCATTAGAAAATAACGTTCCAGCCGCTTTCACTTATCAATTGAAAATGTTGCATAAATTGAGCCTTCAGTCATCCAGAAATTATCAAATATCAGAGAGACAAGTTCCACATGAGAAAATAAACTCAACCCTCGAGACTAGCTCACCAAACGTTGATATGACGAGGGATTCCATGCTGTCCCGAGATATCAAGAGGAAcactgaattatttaatagacaAGCGGAGAAGAATCTCATGGAATCCTTGGAAAACAGCGTTGCTCGAAGCTGGACGAAAATTTCGACGAGTAGATCGTTGAATAATTTGCAAACACTCGCGCAAGAATTATACTCTTTCGATTGTCAAGGTGGTTTGGAAGAATTATGCGGAACTCGAAAAGACGACGACGGTCTCTCGCTGAACGTTAACATTAACACTGACCACTCCGACACCGAACATTACGCTACGAACGAAGACAAACAACATCCACACGAATGGATCGaagatcttatttttaatgaaaacgcAACGTCGCTGTTGCAGCATAAAGACGTCACTCTACGTAACTCTGCGCAAACGTCATCTCGATCGGTCTGCACGAAAGCAACGCTGTCGATTGTGAATGACGATCGTTGCGACGTGAATGAAGAGAAGACTGTGTTCTTGGACAAGGTGTCCTCGCGTTCTCAAAGGAATTACGTAATCAATGAAACCATAAGAGCATTAaagttctatttaaaaagtattacgAATGAAGCAAATACCGTAAAATGTGAAATGTTGCAAAGTGCAATTGGTTTTTGGATCGTGCACAATTTACCGATGCAAAGCTTGGAGAACGTTTTTCTCGAACATATACATATCGTTTATTACCCTCTTggattattacttttttg TCAGAATGCGACAGGAAGATACTTGAATGTAAGCAAAACGTACGACGACGAAGGAAAGGCGTGCTGCGCGAACAGCTTATTCTCAATCAAATTTTGTCTTCGAGTGCTCGCGATGTTGATGCAGCGTATAGATGAAG ATGAT
- the Ca gene encoding uncharacterized protein Ca isoform X3, with protein sequence MDLRAIVTNENLFKLQCLIKTTEIQHSVQCKLEGTLFLALATTNAEIILYFKRASSCLPVVKKIPWFQGPHKQIAAFCFDSSGRWLLCVTLDGSLYILPALTLVDETCIVDERWKTDDATYIPFVTSQLSHFRPRAVTWWKDMKMSMDIGIVGTECGATIFINLLNGQQLGITYINESISGLHICRNEYNDVASLLITSKFQQQWRLPLEHMSFNLLPTFENKEPNTNQLNSNGTIHVHDTNVGDSVPTKSKLQELKQLSVEKLAILKQKIRDTKNQPLGESLQCHDAAASIGESGTGRPVNLEISESNVGFISPEPISRDTFLSLQYDREDRQLYTCYHPVTTYITIHGPDLTVVPLSMHKIFECKTVLVAHRLFFITDVNQRAIYIISDQLSETRINRDYQFNPESVIGTFSFKNSKELIREVYKVTKFDNIVPRKVSEEIESKCTLPKNVRDIKIEPLSLDTCIIVTNRCVYQVVLRKSLLSVFMELVLKKNELQKAGKLAMVFGLNGQHLLEYVGDIFLSNKEFSRAVASYKISKCKLLKSVLKFASIGHTSELLSCLTHCLLTPVITEMPIATRIHLSNLCVLSFIEMTLRVRSEQSKAIYKEFLYFLSTNTFYDELLAINIAGQTYLWEVVHHLATQRSLYSQMLDILVKAIQIFGTNDIYPKSYGLLICLSESDLMQSMLLNYDLARSHVSFVRSNLRDSQIFVLQRLVTLYDPTNPVLRPKLVQCKARHKVIACNLRSTQCHSIDSMDNMDYSEVTPHVDFKRRSLSTGFSHVALVRNGNIYTWGSSVQGCLGTGSSVLRYGAPHAICFFKSMKIEVFSVSCGHCHTLAVTNNGIYAWGASQFGQLGLGKVLQCSSPELITSLAQEIIIDAVAGQYHSVALTADGRIFTWGWGVHGQLGHGNTDEKATPSMVKTLLGVVVCYISAGYAHTLALSVDGVVYAFGCNVLGQLGTGDTAKSSIPTKVALPDGITLISTGYFHNLAVTNANNVYIWGASPQVLRLQAQAQKKTRILEQRDATEKKSKTLEESEKITNLNEEIKEDVLVDGVQTESAQTKARTSDIETQKRPETENADLKGFNFGLTEESQAHLKPCVVDTSLVKGQINQISAGCHHNAVITKDGSLYTWGRNLDGQIGNGTRREVSRPTPLYYNSACIFAQIPPRHNDFKRMQNQWDLDTGAKSTNSLINNGTASENNGNISDSTVRTGNAGLNKERINPIINAVGIACGYDYTVAIQPGGTVLAWGNNSRAQLGRIPAKEARDADDKLVLLKSSKRIVRLPNALHIALDIPSQVPGISTPVISYRANDAFSLAGSVRPLSVIERSPGDVTLHYILEHFHGLYNSANIIEKCIELENYQACSKIAALENNVPAAFTYQLKMLHKLSLQSSRNYQISERQVPHEKINSTLETSSPNVDMTRDSMLSRDIKRNTELFNRQAEKNLMESLENSVARSWTKISTSRSLNNLQTLAQELYSFDCQGGLEELCGTRKDDDGLSLNVNINTDHSDTEHYATNEDKQHPHEWIEDLIFNENATSLLQHKDVTLRNSAQTSSRSVCTKATLSIVNDDRCDVNEEKTVFLDKVSSRSQRNYVINETIRALKFYLKSITNEANTVKCEMLQSAIGFWIVHNLPMQSLENVFLEHIHIVYYPLGLLLFCQNATGRYLNVSKTYDDEGKACCANSLFSIKFCLRVLAMLMQRIDEDDIMPEYIKIFSSLMADTYGAPLNGYPGTSRNNDPEQMMEGIVSTIFSEMEDSRLFTHIKDSDTINHLLTTEEDTMIFTCGHHFPISLYEADVIPTMETELLTSPSLTLPCTSQYLGNMLPHTSKPEILCPLCIIGALRVTTVKD encoded by the exons ATGGATCTCCGGGCAATAGTGACcaacgaaaatttatttaagctgcaatgtttaattaaaaccaCTGAGATACAGCATAGTGTGCAGTGCAAACTTGAAGGAACATTATTTCTCGCACTGGCAACCACGAACGccgaaattattctttatttcaaaagaGCGTCCTCTTGCCTACCcgttgttaaaaaaatacctTGGTTTCAAGGACCACATAAACAAATAGCTGCTTTTTGCTTTGATTCAAGCGGTCGTTGGTTGTTATGTGTAACTTTAGACGGTTCGTTGTACATATTACCTGCTTTAACTTTAGTCGATGAAACGTGCATCGTTGACGAGAGATGGAAGACTGACGATGCGACATATATTCCTTTTGTGACGTCTCAGCTTTCTCATTTCAG ACCACGAGCTGTTACATGGTGGAAGGATATGAAAATGTCTATGGATATAGGCATTGTAGGAACGGAATGTGGAGcaactatatttataaatcttctAAATGGACAACAGCTAGgcataacatatattaatgaaagTATAAGTGGACTACATATTTGTCGAAATGAATACAACGACGTTGCGTCTCTTTTGATAACCAGTAAATTTCAGCAGCAATGGCGTTTGCCTTTGGAACACATGTCTTTCAATCTTTTGCCCACGTTTGAAAACAAAGAACCTAATACGAACCAACTAAATTCAAATGGCACTATTCATGTTCATGATACGAACGTGGGAGATTCTGTTCCTACGAAGTCTAAATTACAAGAACTTAAACAACTCTCTGTTGAAAAACTGGCTATTCTTAAGCAAAAGATACGCGATACCAAAAATCAACCATTGGGGGAGAGTTTGCAGTGCCATG ATGCTGCTGCAAGTATTGGAGAAAGCGGTACGGGACGTCCCGTCAACCTGGAAATATCGGAATCTAACGTAGGTTTTATCAGTCCAGAACCAATATCGAGAGATACCTTCCTATCTTTGCAATATGACAGGGAAGATCGACAATTATATACATGCTATCATCCTGTCACTACGTACATCACG ATACACGGTCCAGATCTAACTGTGGTACCCTTGTCAATGCACAAAATATTCGAGTGCAAAACTGTTCTCGTAGCGcacagattattttttattaccgaCGTTAATCAACgtgcgatatatataatatccgaTCAATTGTCTGAGACTCGTATAAACAGAGACTATCAATTTAATCCCGAGTCTGTTATCgggacattttcttttaaaaacagTAAGGAACTGATACGCGAGGTATACAAAGTAACAAAATTCGATAATATAGTACCGAGAAAAGTCTCTGAGGAGATCGAGAGTAAATGTACCTTACCTAAGAATGtaagagatattaaaatcGAACCGCTTAGTTTGGatacatgtataattgttACAAATCGCTGTGTATACCAAGTTGTTTTAAG AAAATCTCTTCTATCAGTTTTCATGGAATTGGTACTGAAGAAAAACGAGCTGCAAAAAGCGGGAAAATTAGCAATGGTTTTTGGACTAAATGGACAACACTTGTTGGAATATGTAGGCGATATATTTCTATCGAATAAAGAATTCTCACGTGCAGTAGCTTCATATAAGATATCTAAG tGTAAATTATTGAAGAGCGTGTTAAAGTTTGCATCGATCGGCCATACTTCAGAATTATTAAGTTGTCTAACTCATTGTTTACTGACACCTGTCATTACTGAGATGCCTATTGCAACAAGGATACATTTGTCTAATTTATGTGTACTTTCCTTTATTGAAATGACACTGAGGGTTCGGTCGGAACAATCTAAAGCGATCTATAAGGAGTTCTT atactttttGTCCACAAATACATTCTACGACGAATTATTAGCTATTAATATAGCTGGTCAAACTTACCTCTGGGAGGTCGTGCATCACTTGGCTACACAAAGAAGTCTGTACAGTCAAATGTTGGATATTCTTGTAAAGGCAATACAAATATTTGGCACAAACGACATTTATCCGAAATCAT atggTTTACTCATATGTTTAAGTGAATCTGATTTAATGCAATCGATGTTATTGAATTACGATTTAGCTAGATCTCACGTGTCATTTGTGCGCAGTAATCTGCGAGATTCTCAGATCTTTGTGCTTCAG AGACTAGTAACATTGTATGATCCAACAAATCCAGTATTACGACCTAAATTAGTACAATGTAAAGCACGTCATAAAGTGATAGCGTGCAATCTACGATCTACGCAGTGTCATTCTATAGATTCTATGGATAATATG GATTATTCGGAAGTGACTCCGCACGTTGATTTTAAGAGGAGATCGTTAAGTACTGGATTTTCTCACGTTGCGCTTGTTAGAAATGGTAATATCTACACTTGGGGAAGTTCGGTGCAAGGTTGTCTAG GTACGGGCTCTAGTGTTTTGCGATATGGGGCACCGCATGCCATATGCTTCTTCAAAAGTATGAAGATTGAAGTTTTCAGTGTATCGTGTGGACATTGCCACACCCTGGCAGTTACTAACAATGGAATATACGCTTGGGGAGCTAGTCAATTTGGCCAGTTAGGACTCGGCAAGGTGCTACAATGTTCGAGTCCGGAATTAATTACTTCGTTAGCGCAAGAGATTATTATCGACGCAGTAGCTGGACAATATCATTCTGTAGCACTAACCGCGGATGGCAGAATATTTACGTGGGGTTGGGGTGTTCACGGACAACTGGGCCACGGTAACACCGACGAAAAAGCTACACCATCTATGGTGAAAACTCTGCTTGGCGTAGTCGTGTGTTATATTAGCGCTGGATACGCGCACACTTTGGCACTATCGGTAGACGGTGTTGTGTACGCCTTCGGATGTAATGTTCTCGGTCAATTGGGAACAGGTGACACGGCCAAAAGTTCTATCCCGACAAAAGTCGCGTTACCCGACGGGATAACGCTTATAAGTACCGGATACTTTCATAAT CTAGCTGTCACTAACGCGAACAACGTATACATATGGGGCGCGAGTCCTCAGGTTCTCAGATTGCAAGCACAAgcgcaaaaaaaaacgcgtaTACTAGAGCAACGAGATGCTACGGAGAAAAAGAGTAAAACTTTGGAGGAGTCGgagaaaattacaaatctAAACGAAGAAATAAAGGAAGACGTTTTGGTGGATGGTGTACAAACCGAGTCTGCTCAAACAAAAGCGCGTACTTCCGATATAGAAACACAAAAGAGACCTGAGACTGAAAACGCAGATTTGAAAGGCTTCAACTTCGGTTTGACCGAAGAGAGTCAAGCACATTTGAAGCCATGTGTTGTCGATACAAGTTTGGTAAAAGGACAAATTAATCAG ATATCAGCTGGGTGTCATCATAATGCCGTGATAACAAAGGATGGCTCTTTATATACATGGGGCCGTAATCTAGATGGTCAGATAGGTAACGGCACGCGGCGAGAAGTGTCACGTCCAACGcctttatattacaattccGCCTGTATTTTTGCACAAATACCCCCTAGACACaatgattttaaaagaatGCAAAATCAATGGGACTTGGACACTGGCGCCAAGTCGACGAACTCACTGATAAATAATGGAACGGCGTCTGAAAACAATGGGAACATCAGTGACTCTACTGTGCGTACAGGAAATGCTGGCCTGAATAAAGAGAGAATCAATCCTATAATTAATGCTGTTGGTATTGCTTGTGGATATGATTATACGGTGGCGATACAACCAG GGGGTACGGTGTTAGCTTGGGGTAATAACAGCAGAGCGCAATTGGGTCGCATTCCTGCGAAAGAGGCACGTGATGCCGACGATAAACTTGTATTGCTGAAATCATCGAAGCGAATAGTACGGCTCCCTAATGCGCTGCACATAGCTCTGGACATCCCTAGTCAAGTACCTGGCATTTCTACCCCAGTGATATCTTATCGTGCCAACGACGCATTTTCTCTCGCCGGATCCGTCCGTCCTTTGAGCGTTATCGAAAGATCACCTGGGGACGTGACACTTCATTATATTCTGGAACATTTCCACGGTTTATACAATTCTGCCAATATTATAGAAAAG TGTATCGAATTGGAGAATTATCAAGCTTGTTCTAAAATAGCAGCATTAGAAAATAACGTTCCAGCCGCTTTCACTTATCAATTGAAAATGTTGCATAAATTGAGCCTTCAGTCATCCAGAAATTATCAAATATCAGAGAGACAAGTTCCACATGAGAAAATAAACTCAACCCTCGAGACTAGCTCACCAAACGTTGATATGACGAGGGATTCCATGCTGTCCCGAGATATCAAGAGGAAcactgaattatttaatagacaAGCGGAGAAGAATCTCATGGAATCCTTGGAAAACAGCGTTGCTCGAAGCTGGACGAAAATTTCGACGAGTAGATCGTTGAATAATTTGCAAACACTCGCGCAAGAATTATACTCTTTCGATTGTCAAGGTGGTTTGGAAGAATTATGCGGAACTCGAAAAGACGACGACGGTCTCTCGCTGAACGTTAACATTAACACTGACCACTCCGACACCGAACATTACGCTACGAACGAAGACAAACAACATCCACACGAATGGATCGaagatcttatttttaatgaaaacgcAACGTCGCTGTTGCAGCATAAAGACGTCACTCTACGTAACTCTGCGCAAACGTCATCTCGATCGGTCTGCACGAAAGCAACGCTGTCGATTGTGAATGACGATCGTTGCGACGTGAATGAAGAGAAGACTGTGTTCTTGGACAAGGTGTCCTCGCGTTCTCAAAGGAATTACGTAATCAATGAAACCATAAGAGCATTAaagttctatttaaaaagtattacgAATGAAGCAAATACCGTAAAATGTGAAATGTTGCAAAGTGCAATTGGTTTTTGGATCGTGCACAATTTACCGATGCAAAGCTTGGAGAACGTTTTTCTCGAACATATACATATCGTTTATTACCCTCTTggattattacttttttg TCAGAATGCGACAGGAAGATACTTGAATGTAAGCAAAACGTACGACGACGAAGGAAAGGCGTGCTGCGCGAACAGCTTATTCTCAATCAAATTTTGTCTTCGAGTGCTCGCGATGTTGATGCAGCGTATAGATGAAG ATGAT